One window of Nocardia sp. NBC_00508 genomic DNA carries:
- the obgE gene encoding GTPase ObgE, producing MSKFIDRVVLHVRAGKGGHGCASVHREKFKPLGGPDGGNGGNGGDVILEVDAGVHTLLDFHFHPHAKAGNGKPGEGGNRDGKQGGDLVLKVPDGTMVLDDDGKVLVDLVGAGNRFIVARGGRGGLGNAALASKARKAPGFALFGEDGEELELVLELKSVADVGLVGFPSAGKSSLVSVLSAAKPKIADYPFTTLVPNLGVVASGDTTFTVADVPGLIPGASEGRGLGLDFLRHLERCAVLAHVVDCATLEPGRDPVSDVDALEAELAAYRPALSADAGLGDLADRPRVVILNKIDVPDAAELAEMVTPEFTERGWPVFEISAVSRAGLRPLMFALADLVLKYREEHPKAAPKRPVIRPIAVDETGFSVVADPEEPGGFIVRGTRPERWVRQTQFDNDEAVGYLADRLARLGVEDELVRLGAEPGAPVTIGDVTFEWEPQISAGIDMVPTGRGTDVRLEQTDRVRAAERKHASRVRRGLVREDEE from the coding sequence ATGTCCAAGTTCATCGACCGTGTCGTACTGCATGTGCGTGCGGGTAAGGGCGGCCACGGTTGCGCCTCGGTGCACCGGGAGAAGTTCAAGCCGCTCGGCGGCCCCGACGGCGGCAACGGCGGCAACGGCGGAGACGTGATCCTCGAGGTCGACGCAGGCGTGCACACCCTATTGGACTTCCACTTCCACCCGCACGCCAAGGCAGGCAACGGCAAGCCGGGCGAGGGCGGCAACCGTGACGGCAAGCAGGGTGGCGACCTGGTGCTGAAGGTGCCCGACGGCACCATGGTGCTCGACGACGACGGCAAGGTGCTCGTCGACCTGGTCGGTGCCGGCAACCGCTTCATCGTCGCCCGCGGCGGACGCGGTGGGCTGGGCAACGCCGCTTTGGCCTCGAAGGCGCGCAAAGCGCCCGGTTTCGCGCTGTTCGGCGAGGACGGCGAAGAGCTCGAGCTGGTGTTGGAGCTGAAATCGGTCGCCGATGTCGGGCTCGTGGGTTTTCCGTCGGCGGGCAAGTCGTCGCTGGTGTCGGTGCTGTCGGCGGCCAAGCCGAAGATCGCCGACTACCCGTTCACCACGTTGGTGCCCAACCTCGGTGTTGTCGCCAGCGGTGACACCACCTTCACCGTCGCGGATGTGCCCGGCCTGATTCCCGGCGCCAGCGAAGGACGCGGACTGGGCCTGGACTTCTTGCGGCACTTGGAACGCTGCGCGGTGCTCGCACACGTGGTGGACTGCGCCACACTGGAGCCGGGGCGCGACCCGGTGTCCGACGTGGACGCGCTCGAAGCCGAACTCGCCGCCTACCGCCCCGCGCTGAGTGCCGACGCCGGGCTCGGTGATCTGGCCGACCGCCCGCGCGTGGTGATCCTGAACAAGATCGACGTGCCCGACGCCGCCGAGCTGGCCGAAATGGTGACCCCGGAATTCACCGAGCGGGGCTGGCCGGTGTTCGAGATCTCCGCGGTGAGCCGAGCGGGCCTGCGCCCTTTGATGTTCGCTCTTGCCGACCTGGTGCTGAAGTACCGCGAGGAGCATCCGAAGGCGGCGCCCAAGCGCCCGGTGATCCGTCCGATCGCGGTGGACGAGACAGGGTTCAGCGTGGTCGCCGACCCGGAGGAGCCGGGCGGGTTCATCGTGCGCGGCACCCGGCCGGAGCGCTGGGTGCGCCAAACCCAATTCGACAACGACGAGGCCGTCGGCTACCTGGCCGACCGTCTCGCCCGCCTCGGCGTCGAGGACGAGCTGGTGCGGTTGGGGGCCGAGCCGGGAGCGCCGGTGACCATCGGCGACGTGACCTTCGAGTGGGAGCCGCAGATCTCGGCGGGCATCGACATGGTGCCCACCGGGCGCGGCACAGATGTCCGGTTGGAGCAGACCGACCGGGTGCGCGCGGCCGAGCGCAAACACGCGTCCCGGGTGCGGCGCGGGTTGGTGCGCGAGGACGAGGAGTAG
- the rpmA gene encoding 50S ribosomal protein L27, translated as MAHKKGASSSRNGRDSNAQRLGVKRFGGQTVKAGEILVRQRGTHFHPGVNVGRGGDDTLFALAAGAVEFGSKRGRKTVNIVVPEPVQA; from the coding sequence ATGGCACACAAGAAGGGCGCGTCCAGCTCCCGGAACGGACGCGATTCCAACGCCCAGCGACTCGGCGTCAAGCGCTTCGGCGGCCAGACGGTCAAGGCGGGCGAGATCCTGGTGCGTCAGCGCGGCACCCACTTCCACCCCGGCGTGAACGTCGGTCGTGGCGGTGACGACACCCTGTTCGCCCTCGCTGCGGGCGCGGTGGAGTTCGGCTCCAAGCGTGGACGCAAGACCGTCAACATCGTGGTCCCGGAGCCGGTTCAGGCCTGA
- the rplU gene encoding 50S ribosomal protein L21 produces MATYAIVKTGGKQYKVAVGDLVKVEKIEGAPGTAVALDPVLVVDGAELTTDAAKLAEVSVAAEVVEQTKGPKIRIHKFKNKTGYHKRQGHRQPLTVLKVTGIK; encoded by the coding sequence ATGGCAACGTACGCGATCGTCAAGACCGGCGGAAAGCAGTACAAGGTCGCGGTCGGTGACCTGGTGAAGGTCGAGAAGATCGAGGGTGCGCCGGGCACCGCCGTGGCGCTGGATCCGGTCCTGGTCGTCGATGGCGCCGAGCTGACCACCGATGCCGCGAAGCTGGCCGAGGTCTCCGTGGCCGCCGAGGTGGTCGAGCAGACCAAGGGCCCGAAGATCCGCATCCACAAGTTCAAGAACAAGACCGGCTACCACAAGCGCCAGGGTCACCGTCAGCCGCTGACGGTCCTGAAGGTCACCGGCATCAAGTAA